A single region of the Gracilibacillus caseinilyticus genome encodes:
- a CDS encoding SDR family NAD(P)-dependent oxidoreductase, which translates to MKKRIIFITGATKGIGRNMALYFAKRNYIVIGAGRDEQLLNEVRQQLLTYSEEHRMVAMDVTKIEEVHTTLSYVLDTFGKIDVWINNAGSFQAIGPTWEVGSNEFTQDIMTNVIGTYHCSSVVTQAMLEQGTGKIINIIGGGSRTDFPYGNGYSTSKTAIARFTENLAVELSDTNVDVYAFEPGLNDTDMTMHIRNSEAGKQYLSKVSELFAEEKDVAAPVWIERILDDQVLAFQGRIITVDDEPDQLLETLDERQDYRLLR; encoded by the coding sequence ATGAAAAAGCGTATTATATTTATTACAGGCGCGACAAAAGGCATTGGTCGTAACATGGCGCTTTATTTTGCCAAAAGAAATTATATTGTAATAGGAGCCGGTCGTGATGAGCAGCTGTTGAATGAAGTTCGTCAACAACTGCTTACGTATTCGGAAGAACACCGCATGGTAGCAATGGATGTGACGAAAATTGAAGAAGTCCATACAACGCTGTCTTATGTGTTGGATACATTTGGGAAGATCGATGTATGGATAAACAATGCTGGTTCTTTTCAGGCGATAGGACCTACATGGGAAGTCGGATCGAATGAGTTCACCCAGGATATCATGACCAACGTGATTGGAACGTACCATTGCTCTTCGGTGGTTACGCAAGCCATGCTTGAACAAGGTACTGGTAAAATTATTAATATTATTGGTGGTGGATCACGAACCGATTTTCCATACGGGAATGGTTATAGTACATCGAAGACCGCGATTGCAAGGTTCACAGAAAACTTAGCAGTCGAATTAAGCGATACAAATGTTGATGTATATGCCTTTGAACCAGGTTTGAATGATACAGACATGACCATGCACATAAGAAATAGTGAAGCAGGGAAGCAGTACTTATCAAAGGTGTCAGAACTTTTTGCGGAAGAGAAAGATGTAGCAGCACCTGTTTGGATAGAACGAATATTAGATGATCAAGTACTCGCATTTCAAGGTAGAATCATTACTGTTGATGATGAGCCGGACCAGCTACTCGAAACGCTAGATGAAAGGCAAGATTATCGATTGTTAAGATAG
- a CDS encoding alpha/beta hydrolase: MALLKCDFFSELLMISTSMTVILPENTNNQIGLKNNKYDGKIPVLYLLHGLSDDHTAWTRRTSIERYAAEYGIAIVMPQVDHSFYTDMAFGKQYWTFLSEELPNVVRSFFPISDAKEDNFVAGLSMGGYGAFRWALRKPEQFTAAASLSGVMDLASHAKQKQADQNPIANVMYLAFGNRDLAGTDHDLFALLRKEEELPALYQACGTEDFLWEENEKFAQFTNEYNIPVTTSFSAGAHEWGFWDEKIQEVLAWLPLKSK, from the coding sequence ATGGCTTTATTGAAATGTGATTTTTTCTCAGAATTGTTGATGATAAGTACGTCAATGACAGTGATTTTGCCAGAAAATACGAACAATCAGATCGGCTTAAAAAATAATAAATACGATGGTAAAATCCCTGTACTCTATTTGCTTCATGGTTTAAGTGATGATCATACGGCTTGGACAAGAAGAACGTCGATTGAACGTTATGCTGCTGAATATGGGATCGCGATTGTCATGCCACAAGTCGATCATAGTTTCTATACTGATATGGCATTTGGCAAGCAATACTGGACATTTCTTTCCGAAGAACTGCCGAATGTCGTGCGATCGTTCTTTCCGATTTCTGACGCAAAAGAGGATAATTTTGTGGCGGGATTATCGATGGGAGGATATGGTGCATTTCGCTGGGCATTACGCAAACCAGAACAATTTACAGCCGCTGCCAGCCTGTCTGGAGTGATGGATCTAGCCTCACATGCAAAGCAGAAACAAGCGGATCAAAATCCGATAGCTAATGTGATGTATCTTGCATTCGGCAATCGTGATCTAGCCGGCACAGACCACGATTTATTTGCGTTATTAAGAAAAGAAGAAGAATTACCTGCATTATATCAGGCATGCGGGACAGAGGATTTTTTGTGGGAGGAGAACGAGAAATTCGCTCAATTTACCAACGAATATAATATCCCTGTGACTACTTCTTTTTCAGCTGGTGCACATGAATGGGGATTCTGGGATGAAAAAATTCAAGAAGTACTGGCATGGTTACCGTTGAAAAGCAAGTAA
- a CDS encoding sulfite exporter TauE/SafE family protein, producing MFDLTVMEWIIIIFSALLIGFAKAGVASMGILVVTIFMMLFPARESIGILLPLLIVGDLFAVIYYRRNVVWRYLFSLVPWVLIGILIGYVVLFFISSEQLKPLIGILVLALIVLHISREKMGERFVEMLPKSKLFTFLMGITAGFATMIGNAAGGVMAIYLIVKGLPKKEFVGTGAWFFLFVNLVKMPFYLSLGIVTWETIAFNSKLVPAIIIGALIGVKVIKIMPQKVFQVLVLVFAALGAIRLIMG from the coding sequence ATGTTTGATTTAACCGTTATGGAATGGATTATTATTATTTTTTCTGCTTTATTAATTGGATTTGCCAAAGCAGGTGTAGCAAGTATGGGTATTCTGGTAGTCACCATTTTTATGATGCTTTTCCCTGCACGTGAATCGATTGGCATTTTACTGCCATTACTTATCGTCGGTGATTTATTCGCAGTGATCTATTATCGTAGAAATGTTGTTTGGCGGTATTTATTTTCCCTTGTTCCTTGGGTACTGATCGGAATTTTAATAGGCTATGTTGTATTATTTTTTATTAGCAGTGAGCAATTGAAGCCTCTGATCGGAATTTTAGTACTTGCATTAATTGTTTTACATATTAGTCGTGAGAAAATGGGAGAGCGGTTCGTGGAAATGCTGCCTAAATCAAAATTGTTTACCTTTCTAATGGGAATAACAGCTGGTTTTGCCACAATGATTGGTAACGCAGCAGGAGGGGTCATGGCGATTTATTTAATCGTCAAAGGATTACCAAAGAAAGAATTCGTTGGTACAGGGGCTTGGTTCTTCTTATTTGTGAACTTAGTGAAAATGCCATTTTATTTATCATTAGGGATAGTGACCTGGGAAACGATAGCCTTTAATAGTAAACTTGTACCAGCAATTATTATTGGTGCATTAATAGGAGTAAAGGTGATCAAAATCATGCCACAAAAAGTGTTTCAAGTTCTCGTATTAGTCTTTGCTGCATTGGGTGCAATTCGGTTGATTATGGGTTAA
- a CDS encoding methionine biosynthesis PLP-dependent protein produces the protein MNQIETILAQIGNRKDPRTGAVEAPIYLSTAYQHPTLGQSTGYDYTRTANPTREIVEEAIASLEKGVQGFACSSGMAAIQLVFSLFKHGDEILVTEDIYGGSYRLFQHLQQSYQVTPVYVSPENVERHITPNTKAIFIETPTNPLLMEIDIQYIAAIAKKHDALLIVDNTFYTPYLQQPLTEGADIVIHSATKYLGGHNDVLAGLVAVKDHELGEQLFYLHNAIGAVLSPLDSMLLIRGMKTLTLRLERQQQNAQILAAFLREHDKVRDVLYPGKGAMISFRVTDNSLIAPFLEQLKVISFAESLGGVESFITYPTTQTHADIPKDELERRGISDTLLRFSVGIENIEDLKSDLDQALGGK, from the coding sequence ATGAATCAAATTGAAACCATTCTTGCCCAAATTGGCAACAGAAAAGATCCACGAACAGGTGCAGTAGAAGCACCAATCTATTTATCTACCGCTTACCAGCATCCAACGCTTGGACAGTCAACCGGGTACGATTATACGCGAACAGCGAATCCTACCCGGGAAATTGTGGAAGAAGCAATCGCTTCATTAGAAAAAGGTGTGCAAGGATTTGCCTGTTCTTCAGGTATGGCTGCCATTCAATTAGTCTTTTCCTTATTTAAACATGGAGACGAAATTCTCGTAACGGAAGACATTTATGGTGGCAGCTACCGCTTATTTCAACACTTACAGCAATCTTATCAAGTTACACCAGTATATGTCAGTCCGGAGAATGTGGAACGACATATTACCCCAAATACGAAAGCAATCTTTATTGAAACACCGACTAATCCATTGTTAATGGAGATCGATATCCAGTATATAGCGGCAATTGCCAAAAAGCATGATGCCTTGCTGATCGTAGATAATACGTTCTATACACCATATCTGCAGCAGCCATTAACGGAAGGTGCAGATATTGTCATACATTCTGCAACGAAGTACCTTGGTGGCCATAACGATGTCTTAGCAGGACTTGTTGCTGTCAAGGATCATGAGCTCGGTGAGCAGCTTTTTTATTTACATAATGCCATTGGAGCGGTGTTATCTCCATTGGATAGTATGTTACTGATTAGAGGAATGAAAACCTTGACGTTACGATTAGAACGCCAACAGCAAAACGCTCAGATTCTGGCAGCTTTTCTGCGTGAACATGACAAAGTGAGAGATGTCTTATACCCCGGAAAAGGAGCAATGATCAGTTTTCGCGTTACTGATAATAGCCTAATTGCACCGTTTCTGGAACAATTAAAAGTCATTTCCTTTGCCGAGAGTCTTGGAGGTGTGGAGAGCTTCATCACCTATCCAACAACTCAGACGCATGCTGATATCCCGAAAGATGAATTAGAACGTCGAGGTATTAGCGACACATTACTACGTTTTTCGGTAGGAATTGAAAATATTGAAGACCTTAAATCTGATCTAGATCAAGCATTAGGAGGGAAATAA
- a CDS encoding AEC family transporter, with amino-acid sequence MNGFNEQFFISIVIIAIGYLLKRMNIVKEKDGEGIARVIFNLTLPCLIIVTFNDMEFTPSLFYLIVIAFIYGVFNALAGLFVFRKHSKDMKGTFGMMVPGLNIGLFAYPLVEGLFGFEGLQYFGMFDVGNAFIVFGLSYIIAGVYAGNAGMLETRSIILKLAKSIPLQTYLIMCLLNIFNFSLPDEVLNVTSVISVANMPLSLLLLGLYLNFSFAKGYGKLLSKFLLTKYGIGLISGFACYVWLPVEDMFKFTLLIGFILPTPASVLPYAIMFGYNQRMVGTASNLTMMISFLLIWCIVNIVV; translated from the coding sequence ATGAATGGTTTTAATGAACAATTTTTCATATCAATTGTTATCATTGCAATTGGTTATCTATTGAAAAGAATGAACATTGTAAAAGAAAAAGATGGAGAAGGTATTGCACGAGTTATCTTTAATTTGACGTTACCTTGTCTCATTATTGTTACTTTTAATGATATGGAGTTTACCCCTTCCTTATTTTATTTAATTGTTATCGCTTTTATTTATGGTGTCTTCAATGCTTTAGCAGGACTGTTTGTTTTCAGAAAACATAGCAAGGATATGAAAGGTACATTTGGTATGATGGTACCTGGTCTGAACATTGGTTTATTTGCTTATCCACTTGTAGAAGGTTTATTTGGCTTTGAAGGACTTCAATATTTTGGTATGTTTGATGTGGGAAATGCCTTTATTGTATTTGGTCTAAGCTATATCATTGCAGGAGTCTATGCTGGAAATGCAGGGATGTTGGAGACACGTTCGATTATTTTGAAACTGGCTAAATCGATTCCGCTACAAACCTATTTGATTATGTGTTTACTTAATATTTTCAACTTTTCCTTGCCGGACGAGGTATTGAATGTGACAAGTGTTATCTCTGTGGCGAATATGCCGCTGTCTTTATTACTGTTAGGGTTATATTTAAATTTTTCATTTGCGAAAGGTTATGGTAAGCTGCTGAGTAAATTTTTGTTAACCAAATATGGCATAGGGTTAATAAGCGGGTTCGCTTGTTATGTATGGTTGCCAGTGGAGGATATGTTTAAATTCACATTATTGATTGGCTTTATTTTGCCAACACCTGCATCGGTATTACCTTATGCGATTATGTTTGGTTATAATCAGCGAATGGTTGGTACGGCTTCTAACCTGACAATGATGATTAGTTTTCTGCTAATCTGGTGTATCGTGAATATTGTAGTTTAA
- a CDS encoding inorganic phosphate transporter: protein MLTFVAILAACLFAFNIGASGSAASMSIAYGSKVIKKRKHALWIAGAGAITGAVLGGEHVTKTLGKGIIPESILDVKVACIILVVSAFTLLITNYIGIPLSTSEVTVGAIIGVGISYQQLHFQNILMIVSFWLIVPLAAFLITLSLEKIRNKFANRFTIRPPVKVLACLLIITGAIEAVAAGMNNVANALGPLVGAGIASMETGLPLMALVVALGSIFFGGRVIETNAKKITSLSLGNGVVISGATGGLVVAASLLGVPIPMTQVTTSAIVGIGASKDVSSIWKQKVIHQIAKVWVTSPIVSLVISFILTEIIVQQSFEQVVLVVLSIVATYILVRYREKPAKAITGKGWDQHGESVFSGSRTRR from the coding sequence ATGTTAACGTTCGTTGCGATTTTAGCTGCATGTTTGTTTGCCTTTAATATAGGAGCAAGTGGATCAGCAGCAAGTATGAGTATTGCTTATGGATCAAAAGTAATAAAAAAGCGAAAGCATGCATTATGGATTGCTGGAGCAGGTGCCATAACGGGGGCTGTTCTAGGAGGGGAGCATGTAACGAAGACGCTTGGTAAAGGAATAATTCCGGAATCGATATTGGATGTGAAAGTAGCCTGTATCATATTAGTCGTATCTGCTTTTACATTACTCATTACAAATTACATCGGCATCCCGCTATCGACTAGTGAAGTGACCGTAGGAGCTATTATTGGTGTTGGGATAAGCTATCAACAATTACATTTTCAAAACATATTAATGATCGTTTCTTTTTGGTTGATCGTTCCTTTAGCAGCTTTTCTGATTACATTGAGCTTAGAGAAAATTAGAAATAAATTTGCCAATCGTTTTACGATCCGGCCACCAGTAAAAGTATTAGCATGTTTATTGATTATAACTGGTGCGATTGAAGCGGTTGCTGCCGGTATGAATAATGTTGCAAATGCATTAGGCCCCTTGGTGGGAGCTGGTATTGCATCGATGGAAACGGGCTTGCCATTAATGGCGCTGGTGGTAGCGTTGGGAAGTATTTTTTTCGGGGGCAGAGTTATCGAAACCAATGCAAAAAAGATTACCTCCTTGTCACTTGGGAATGGTGTGGTAATTTCAGGAGCTACAGGTGGTCTTGTTGTCGCTGCTTCTTTACTTGGTGTCCCAATTCCGATGACACAGGTTACCACATCTGCGATTGTTGGTATCGGAGCGAGCAAAGATGTATCCTCGATTTGGAAGCAAAAGGTGATTCATCAAATTGCGAAAGTATGGGTTACCTCACCGATTGTCTCTCTTGTCATTTCCTTTATATTGACAGAGATTATCGTACAACAAAGTTTTGAACAGGTCGTATTAGTAGTATTATCGATCGTAGCAACTTATATTTTAGTTAGATACAGAGAAAAACCTGCAAAAGCAATTACAGGAAAAGGATGGGATCAACATGGGGAAAGTGTATTTAGTGGGAGCAGGACCAGGAGATGA
- a CDS encoding aminotransferase class I/II-fold pyridoxal phosphate-dependent enzyme: MTHKKETLLAHGGNQQGYHEKYTGAVNPPIYVSSTYHQQELHEFGPYDYSRSGNPTRDQLEATIAKLENGVAGFAFSSGMAAISSAFMLLETGDHIVISKDVYGGTFRFVTKLLAQFSIEHTFVDMTNLSEVEEAIQPNTKVIYIETPANPLLQITDIRAVVSLAKENDCFTFLDNTFMTPLYQQPLDLGVDIVLHSATKFLSGHSDIVAGLAVTKSEELAGRLKFVQNTYGAILGAKDCYQLLQGMKTLEPRFQKSASSAEKIASNLTELEGIDHVYYPGLKNHPGAAIHASQSTSAGAVLSFTLQEHIDPEQFVSNMTIPVFAVSLGAVESILSHPATMSHAAMPPHEREARGISHRLFRLSVGVEDVNDLLTDITNSLTVSVKESISK; encoded by the coding sequence ATGACACATAAAAAAGAAACATTATTAGCCCATGGAGGAAATCAGCAAGGTTATCATGAGAAATATACAGGAGCAGTAAATCCACCAATCTATGTATCTTCTACTTACCACCAGCAAGAGTTACATGAATTCGGCCCATATGATTATAGCCGCTCAGGTAATCCAACTCGTGATCAGCTTGAAGCAACGATTGCTAAGTTGGAAAATGGGGTTGCTGGTTTTGCCTTTTCGTCCGGAATGGCGGCTATATCTTCTGCATTTATGCTATTAGAAACTGGAGATCATATTGTCATCAGTAAGGATGTATATGGTGGTACATTCCGATTTGTCACCAAATTGTTAGCACAATTTTCAATTGAACATACTTTTGTCGATATGACAAACTTATCAGAGGTGGAGGAAGCGATTCAGCCGAATACTAAAGTTATTTATATTGAAACACCTGCTAATCCTTTATTACAAATAACAGATATCCGTGCTGTTGTATCATTAGCGAAAGAAAATGACTGTTTTACGTTTCTGGATAATACTTTTATGACGCCTTTATATCAGCAGCCACTTGATTTAGGTGTTGATATCGTCTTACACAGTGCTACTAAATTTTTATCAGGACACAGTGATATTGTAGCCGGCTTAGCAGTGACCAAAAGTGAAGAACTTGCTGGCAGACTGAAATTTGTTCAAAATACGTACGGCGCTATCTTAGGTGCAAAGGATTGCTATCAATTACTGCAAGGAATGAAAACCTTGGAACCGCGTTTTCAAAAAAGTGCCAGCTCCGCAGAAAAAATTGCCTCAAACTTAACAGAGCTGGAAGGCATTGACCATGTCTATTATCCGGGATTAAAGAATCATCCTGGCGCTGCCATTCATGCCAGTCAATCGACAAGTGCGGGAGCAGTACTTTCGTTTACTTTACAAGAACATATCGATCCTGAACAATTTGTAAGTAATATGACAATACCAGTCTTTGCCGTCAGCTTAGGTGCAGTTGAGTCGATATTGTCCCACCCTGCAACAATGTCTCACGCAGCAATGCCTCCACATGAAAGAGAAGCACGAGGTATTAGTCACCGATTATTCCGTCTATCGGTAGGCGTAGAAGACGTTAATGATTTACTAACAGATATCACCAACAGCCTGACAGTCAGTGTTAAAGAATCCATTTCGAAATAA
- the cobA gene encoding uroporphyrinogen-III C-methyltransferase, whose amino-acid sequence MGKVYLVGAGPGDEELITVKGVRAIKEADVILYDRLVNHSLLDYAKADAELIFCGKMPRKHGLIQEKINEQLIYHAKKGKTVTRLKGGDPFIFGRGGEEALHLEEHQIEYEVVPGITSAISAAAYAGIPLTHRTISGSVSFINGSDPDGKTDEQWRHLALGADTLCFYMGVRKFPIICEKLVQAGLVETTPVSIIHWGTFSHQKSIAADLATVSERLDEISNPSMIVVGEVVRLREKIRWFQEQKETIQTFS is encoded by the coding sequence ATGGGGAAAGTGTATTTAGTGGGAGCAGGACCAGGAGATGAAGAATTAATCACGGTAAAAGGTGTTCGAGCGATCAAGGAAGCAGATGTGATTCTGTATGATCGGCTTGTTAATCATTCATTATTAGATTATGCCAAGGCAGATGCTGAGCTGATTTTTTGTGGGAAAATGCCTCGGAAACATGGATTGATACAGGAGAAAATAAACGAGCAATTGATTTATCATGCTAAAAAAGGTAAAACGGTTACGAGATTAAAAGGAGGAGACCCTTTTATCTTCGGCCGTGGCGGGGAAGAAGCGCTACATTTAGAAGAACATCAAATAGAGTATGAAGTAGTACCAGGCATCACATCTGCTATAAGTGCTGCTGCCTATGCAGGAATACCTCTTACGCACAGGACGATCAGCGGTTCAGTAAGCTTTATCAATGGTTCTGACCCAGACGGAAAAACGGATGAACAATGGCGACACTTAGCACTTGGTGCTGATACACTATGCTTTTATATGGGAGTGCGAAAGTTTCCAATTATTTGTGAGAAATTAGTGCAAGCTGGCCTTGTAGAAACAACGCCAGTATCAATCATTCATTGGGGTACGTTTTCGCATCAGAAATCAATTGCAGCTGATTTGGCTACGGTATCTGAAAGGTTAGATGAAATCAGTAATCCGTCGATGATCGTGGTTGGGGAAGTCGTTAGATTAAGAGAAAAAATCCGTTGGTTTCAAGAACAAAAGGAAACCATTCAAACTTTCAGTTAA
- a CDS encoding MDR family MFS transporter codes for MVDQQTKRPLVLASLVLSMFMAAIEGTIVATAMPNIVADLGGFSLYSWVFSSFLLMQAVTTMIYGKLADLFGRKPVFIIGVLIFLFGTTACGFAPTMGALIVFRLIQGLGAGAIQPIVTTIVGDMYTVEERAKVQGYLASVWGISSVVGPLIGGIIVQFIDWAWIFWMNIPIGIIGLLGVVLFFHEKVDTEQKSVDYLGSSLFFVAISALIIVFVQAGSGWAWLSLENISLIILFLVSISLFIWQENRAKAAMMPLYLWKNKLIVIANLATLLSGMIILGLSSFLPTYVQGVMGESAIVAGFTLSTLSIGWPISATLAGHLVLKIGFRLTAFAGGFALFIGTFLFFLLDADKGPVYAGLSSFIVGVGMGLSSTTFIVSIQNTVSWHARGVATSLNMFMRIIGSAVGAALLGGILNIQLKGYYQQKGEDLDIASTDVLLDEGMRESITAETLEAMQEGLTYALHTVYTGLFVIGTLTFIILWFFPQVSVDNNDST; via the coding sequence ATGGTGGATCAGCAAACGAAACGACCATTAGTACTTGCTTCATTAGTGCTATCCATGTTTATGGCTGCTATTGAAGGTACCATTGTCGCAACTGCAATGCCGAACATTGTAGCGGATCTAGGTGGATTCAGCTTGTACAGCTGGGTGTTTTCAAGCTTTTTATTAATGCAGGCAGTAACCACAATGATATATGGAAAATTAGCAGATTTATTCGGCAGAAAGCCTGTATTTATCATTGGTGTGCTCATTTTCTTATTTGGAACTACTGCTTGTGGATTTGCTCCAACAATGGGAGCACTAATTGTATTCCGGCTTATACAAGGACTAGGCGCGGGTGCAATTCAGCCTATTGTTACAACCATTGTTGGTGATATGTATACAGTCGAAGAACGAGCGAAAGTACAAGGATACCTTGCTAGTGTTTGGGGAATTTCTTCAGTAGTTGGGCCTTTAATTGGTGGCATTATCGTACAATTTATTGACTGGGCCTGGATTTTCTGGATGAACATACCTATCGGAATAATTGGTTTACTCGGTGTAGTATTATTCTTTCATGAGAAAGTTGACACTGAACAAAAGTCTGTTGACTATCTTGGATCAAGCCTTTTTTTCGTTGCCATTTCAGCCTTAATTATCGTCTTTGTACAAGCAGGTTCTGGCTGGGCTTGGTTATCTCTTGAGAATATTAGTCTAATCATCTTGTTTCTCGTGTCCATTTCTTTATTTATTTGGCAAGAGAACCGAGCAAAAGCAGCAATGATGCCTCTTTACTTATGGAAAAACAAGTTGATTGTAATCGCTAATCTAGCCACGTTGCTGTCTGGGATGATTATATTAGGTTTGTCCAGTTTTCTTCCGACATATGTACAAGGGGTCATGGGTGAATCCGCCATTGTGGCCGGATTTACATTAAGTACATTATCCATTGGCTGGCCTATCTCCGCGACGCTGGCAGGACATCTCGTACTTAAGATTGGCTTTCGACTTACGGCATTCGCCGGTGGATTCGCATTATTCATCGGTACATTCTTATTCTTTCTTTTGGATGCAGACAAAGGCCCTGTTTATGCTGGGCTAAGTTCCTTTATCGTTGGAGTTGGAATGGGGCTATCCTCTACCACCTTCATTGTCTCGATTCAAAATACAGTCTCCTGGCATGCCCGAGGAGTAGCTACGAGTCTTAACATGTTTATGCGAATTATTGGAAGTGCGGTTGGTGCAGCTTTGCTCGGTGGTATTCTAAATATCCAGTTAAAAGGCTATTATCAGCAAAAAGGTGAAGATCTTGACATTGCCAGTACAGATGTATTGTTAGATGAAGGTATGCGTGAGTCAATTACTGCAGAGACACTAGAAGCAATGCAGGAAGGTTTAACCTATGCATTACATACTGTTTATACAGGACTATTCGTGATCGGAACGTTAACATTCATTATTCTTTGGTTTTTCCCACAAGTAAGCGTAGATAATAATGATTCTACTTAA
- a CDS encoding serine hydrolase domain-containing protein, translating to MLQTRLDHLLEKFVANGPTGVGLSVQKESQVIYENYIGYANLEKEKKVTANTIYRIYSMSKIVTCVAALQLWEKGEFLLTDPLSDYLPEFKEMDVLVAGKLVKAESPITIKDLFTMTSGITYGGDGSEVERMTSQVMQEVHAIERQKEVSQLRLFAEKISNNPLAFHPGTHWRYGLSHDVLGALIEVITGLSFAEYLNTYIFTPLQMKDTFFQVPIEKKHRLATFYQRDEDGVLIENTWIDEQAEPVPIMESGGAGLHSTLGDYQKFAHCLALGGSYDGARIISNPTLDLMVQNHLPEEMLPEFGLHYQHGYGYGLGVRVMIDQTMGGSNSSIGEFGWPGFAGTYTSIDRNKQVSAVYMQQMLPSLEFYHQPRIRNVIYSAIE from the coding sequence ATGTTACAGACACGATTAGATCATTTATTAGAGAAATTTGTTGCAAACGGCCCAACTGGTGTCGGTTTATCTGTTCAAAAGGAAAGTCAGGTTATATATGAGAATTATATCGGTTATGCCAATCTGGAAAAAGAAAAAAAGGTCACTGCCAATACGATCTATCGAATTTATTCGATGTCTAAAATCGTGACCTGTGTGGCAGCGCTTCAGCTGTGGGAGAAAGGTGAATTTCTGTTGACAGATCCGTTATCGGATTATTTACCAGAATTTAAAGAAATGGATGTACTGGTAGCTGGCAAACTAGTTAAAGCAGAAAGTCCGATAACTATTAAAGATTTATTTACGATGACATCCGGTATTACTTATGGCGGGGATGGATCAGAAGTAGAGCGGATGACAAGTCAGGTCATGCAGGAAGTACATGCTATTGAACGGCAGAAAGAGGTATCGCAGCTGCGATTATTTGCTGAAAAAATCAGTAACAATCCACTTGCCTTCCATCCCGGTACTCATTGGAGATATGGCTTAAGTCATGATGTCTTGGGTGCTTTGATTGAAGTGATTACAGGACTTTCCTTCGCTGAATATTTAAATACGTATATATTTACGCCACTGCAAATGAAGGATACGTTCTTTCAGGTTCCGATAGAAAAGAAGCATCGGCTTGCGACTTTCTATCAGCGTGATGAGGACGGTGTGCTGATAGAAAATACGTGGATTGACGAGCAAGCAGAGCCGGTGCCTATTATGGAAAGTGGTGGGGCGGGTCTTCATTCTACACTTGGTGACTATCAAAAGTTTGCTCATTGCCTAGCACTGGGAGGAAGTTATGATGGAGCGAGAATTATCAGCAATCCCACTCTCGATTTAATGGTACAAAATCACTTGCCAGAAGAGATGTTGCCTGAATTCGGCCTTCATTATCAACACGGTTATGGCTATGGACTTGGTGTGCGCGTTATGATAGACCAGACAATGGGTGGCAGCAATAGTTCAATAGGGGAATTTGGCTGGCCTGGTTTTGCAGGGACATATACGTCTATTGATAGAAACAAGCAAGTGTCAGCTGTCTATATGCAACAAATGCTTCCAAGTCTGGAATTCTATCATCAGCCTAGAATCCGCAATGTGATTTATAGTGCAATAGAATAA